In Dehalococcoidia bacterium, the genomic window GCGGCCTGATGCCGGCGCGCGCCAGGTCGGCCGCGGCAATCAGCTCCGCAACGCGGGAGACCACCTCGAAACGCACGCCTGCATAGGGGCCGTGCGCCGCCAGCCGCCGGCGTAGCTGAAGCGCCGCCAGCCTTGACGGGACGATAACCGTCACTGGCGCAAGCGGGTCACTCCGCCTGGCCCGGGCGATGGCCTCCAGGAGCGAATCGAAAGGTGCAGCCGAGGTCGAGGCGCTCGTAACCATAGCGAGGCGGCCGCAATCGCGCCGCCTCGCTGGATTATCCAGCATTCCGCGCGGGTCCCCCACTGGCAATTGGTGCTATGCTGGCGCCGCCCGAACGCAGGAGGCGGACATGATCGAGACGGTCGAGTTCGGACGAACAGGGCATCTCAGCACGCGCGCGATTTTCGGGGCCGCCGCTCTCTCTCGCGTCGACCAGCGCACGGCAGACGAAACTCTCCCCGTCCTTCTCGATTACGGCGTCAACCACATCGACGTCGCTGCCAGCTACGGCGACGCCGAATTGCGGTTGGCGCCCTGGCTACGACGACATCGCGACCGCTTCTTCCTTGCCACCAAGACCGGCGAACGCACCTACCAGGCCGCGCTCGATCAGATACAGAGGTCTCTTCAGCGCCTGGAGGTCGATTATGTCGACCTCATCCAGCTCCATAACCTCACCGACCCGGCGCAGTGGGAGGTCGCGATGTCTCCGGGCGGCGCGCTCGATGCAGCGCGGGAGGCCCGCGAACGCGGCTGGGCGCGCTTCATCGGCGTCACGGGCCACGGCGTCATCGCGCCCTCCATCCATCGCCGCAGCCTCGAGCACTTCCCGTTCGACTCCGTCCTCCTGCCCTACAACTTCACGATGATGCAGAACCCGGACTACGCCCGGGATTTCGAGGACCTGTTCGCGCTTGGCGTAGAACGCGGCGTGGCCATCCAGACCATCAAGGGAATCACGCTCGGTCCCTGGGGAGAACGCGAGCGCACGGCCAGCACCTGGTACGAGCCTCTGCGCGAACAAGGCGACATCGACCTCGCGGTGCACTGGGTGCTCGGGCGCCGCGGCGTGTTCCTGAAC contains:
- a CDS encoding aldo/keto reductase, producing MIETVEFGRTGHLSTRAIFGAAALSRVDQRTADETLPVLLDYGVNHIDVAASYGDAELRLAPWLRRHRDRFFLATKTGERTYQAALDQIQRSLQRLEVDYVDLIQLHNLTDPAQWEVAMSPGGALDAAREARERGWARFIGVTGHGVIAPSIHRRSLEHFPFDSVLLPYNFTMMQNPDYARDFEDLFALGVERGVAIQTIKGITLGPWGERERTASTWYEPLREQGDIDLAVHWVLGRRGVFLNTAGDVTLLPRVLDAASRFRERPDDARMQRLVAERGMSPLFV